A region from the Kribbella shirazensis genome encodes:
- a CDS encoding CaiB/BaiF CoA transferase family protein, with product MGPLEGVKVVELAGIGPAPFACMMLAELGAEVLRIDRPGGNLSLGPPELDLLNRGRRSVALDLKQPAAVDVVRRLVAQADVLVEGFRPGVAERLGLGPEDCHAVNPRLVYGRMTGWGQDGPLAQSAGHDIDYLALSGALHLIGRAGGPPQVPANLLGDFAGGSLYLVIGVLAALHDAQRSGQGQVVDAAIVDGSAHLTTMLLGALAAGSWRQHRGTNLLDTGAPFYDVYETADGKHVAVGALEPQFYAELIDKLGLDAPDRNDPAQWPELRKVLTETFRQRTQAEWTGVFDGSDACVAPVLPLAADHPHLVARGTFVEHHGVRQAAPAPRFGRTPTSLDRPPARPGEHTREALTDWGITEIDTLLESGAAQEDSTPQN from the coding sequence ATGGGTCCACTCGAGGGCGTGAAAGTGGTCGAGCTGGCGGGGATCGGGCCGGCGCCGTTCGCGTGCATGATGCTGGCCGAGCTCGGCGCCGAGGTGCTCCGCATCGACCGCCCCGGCGGCAACCTGTCGCTCGGGCCGCCCGAGCTCGACCTCCTCAACCGCGGGCGCCGGAGCGTGGCGCTGGACCTGAAACAGCCCGCCGCGGTGGACGTCGTACGCCGCCTCGTGGCGCAGGCCGACGTACTCGTCGAAGGGTTCCGGCCCGGGGTCGCGGAGCGGCTCGGCCTGGGACCGGAGGACTGTCACGCAGTCAATCCGCGGCTGGTGTACGGGCGGATGACCGGCTGGGGTCAGGACGGTCCGCTCGCGCAGTCGGCGGGGCACGACATCGACTACCTCGCGTTGTCGGGTGCGCTGCACCTGATCGGGCGGGCCGGTGGACCGCCGCAGGTGCCGGCGAACCTGCTCGGTGACTTCGCCGGCGGGTCGCTCTACCTCGTGATCGGCGTACTCGCGGCTCTTCACGACGCGCAGCGCAGTGGGCAGGGGCAGGTCGTCGACGCGGCGATCGTCGACGGCTCGGCGCACCTGACCACGATGTTGCTCGGCGCTCTCGCGGCCGGTTCGTGGCGTCAGCACCGCGGGACGAACCTGCTCGACACGGGTGCGCCGTTCTACGACGTGTACGAGACAGCCGACGGGAAGCATGTCGCCGTCGGGGCGCTCGAGCCGCAGTTCTACGCCGAGCTGATCGACAAGCTCGGCCTCGACGCGCCGGACCGCAACGACCCGGCGCAGTGGCCGGAGCTGCGGAAGGTGCTCACCGAGACGTTCCGGCAGCGCACACAGGCGGAGTGGACCGGGGTGTTCGACGGCTCGGACGCCTGCGTCGCGCCGGTGCTGCCGCTGGCCGCCGACCATCCCCATCTCGTTGCCCGGGGCACCTTCGTGGAGCACCACGGCGTCCGGCAGGCGGCCCCCGCGCCACGCTTCGGCCGTACGCCGACCAGCCTGGACCGACCGCCCGCGCGGCCGGGGGAGCACACCCGGGAGGCGCTGACCGACTGGGGCATCACCGAGATCGACACCTTGCTGGAATCCGGCGCCGCCCAAGAAGACTCAACACCGCAGAACTGA
- a CDS encoding SDR family oxidoreductase: MTSILVTGGTGTLGRPTVAGLRAAGHQVGVLSRKPGPDRVVADLTSGAGLDAAVEGSDVVVHLATSQGRRDVQQTRNLLEAAAGVQHLILMSIVGIDRIPLAYYRYKLETERLVAESGVPYTILRATQFHNLVDQIFAVQRFLPAVFAPAVTLQPIAVEDIAVRLVELVDGPPVMGRAPDIGGPELHPVPDLARAWKQARSTRRPVLPLRLPGGTFRAYADGAATVDGPEYGRITFAEYLR, encoded by the coding sequence ATGACCTCAATCCTTGTCACCGGTGGAACCGGCACGCTCGGGCGGCCGACCGTGGCCGGACTGCGGGCCGCCGGCCATCAGGTGGGCGTGCTCAGCCGGAAGCCGGGCCCTGACCGTGTGGTTGCCGACCTCACCAGCGGCGCGGGCCTCGACGCCGCCGTCGAAGGTTCGGACGTGGTCGTGCACCTGGCCACGAGCCAGGGCCGACGCGACGTCCAGCAGACACGCAACCTGCTCGAAGCCGCCGCGGGCGTGCAGCACCTGATCCTGATGTCGATCGTCGGCATCGACCGCATCCCGCTGGCGTACTACCGGTACAAGCTCGAGACGGAGCGCCTGGTTGCCGAGTCAGGCGTGCCGTACACGATTCTGCGCGCGACCCAGTTCCACAACCTCGTCGACCAGATCTTCGCGGTCCAGCGCTTCCTCCCGGCGGTTTTCGCGCCGGCCGTGACGCTGCAGCCGATCGCGGTCGAGGACATCGCCGTACGCCTCGTCGAACTGGTCGACGGACCTCCCGTGATGGGTCGCGCACCGGACATCGGCGGTCCGGAGCTGCACCCCGTGCCCGACCTGGCTCGCGCGTGGAAACAGGCGCGATCGACGCGCCGGCCAGTGCTTCCGCTGCGGCTGCCGGGCGGGACGTTCCGCGCCTACGCGGACGGCGCGGCGACGGTCGACGGGCCGGAGTACGGCCGGATCACGTTCGCGGAGTACCTCCGGTGA
- the sigJ gene encoding RNA polymerase sigma factor SigJ has protein sequence MDDFERLRGRLFGIAYRMTGTATDAEEVLQDAWLRWQDVDRTTVRDPDAYLAKVVTNLAIKQLTSARARRETYVGEWLPEPVLTGRAEFDALGPLEVVAERESVSFALLLLLERLTPAERAAYVLHEAFAYGYREVAELIGTSEANARQLGSRASKKLAAEAPHEQPVDRAGWRKLVERFIAAARLGEIEQLEKLLAEDVVSRADSGGKVTAARNVLIGRNRVARYLAGAIQRFGGGIEAYLAEANGGPALVAAGPDGVVAICFIGIGPDGVTDVQFVMNPEKLTFATAQVSRIGGPSDLSW, from the coding sequence GTGGATGACTTCGAGCGCCTGCGTGGGCGGCTGTTCGGGATCGCCTATCGGATGACGGGGACGGCGACCGACGCCGAGGAGGTCCTGCAGGACGCGTGGCTGCGCTGGCAGGACGTCGACCGTACGACGGTCCGCGACCCGGACGCGTACCTCGCGAAGGTCGTGACGAACCTCGCGATCAAGCAGCTCACGTCGGCGCGCGCCCGGCGGGAGACGTACGTCGGCGAGTGGTTGCCGGAGCCTGTGCTGACCGGGCGGGCCGAGTTCGACGCGCTCGGGCCGTTGGAGGTCGTCGCGGAGCGGGAGTCGGTGTCGTTCGCGTTGCTGCTCCTCCTCGAACGGCTCACGCCGGCCGAGCGGGCGGCGTACGTGCTGCACGAGGCGTTCGCGTACGGGTACCGCGAGGTGGCCGAGCTGATCGGGACCTCGGAGGCGAACGCGCGGCAACTGGGGTCCAGGGCGAGCAAGAAGCTGGCCGCGGAGGCGCCGCACGAGCAGCCGGTCGACCGGGCCGGGTGGCGGAAGCTGGTCGAGCGCTTCATCGCGGCGGCCCGGCTGGGGGAGATCGAGCAGCTGGAGAAGCTGCTCGCGGAGGACGTGGTGTCCCGCGCCGACAGCGGCGGCAAGGTGACCGCAGCCCGCAACGTGCTGATCGGCCGGAACCGCGTTGCCCGCTACCTGGCCGGGGCGATCCAGCGGTTCGGCGGCGGGATCGAGGCCTACCTGGCGGAGGCGAACGGCGGGCCCGCACTGGTTGCCGCAGGCCCCGACGGAGTGGTCGCGATCTGCTTCATCGGCATCGGCCCGGACGGCGTGACCGATGTCCAGTTCGTGATGAATCCGGAGAAACTGACCTTCGCGACCGCGCAGGTGTCACGAATCGGAGGGCCGTCGGATCTGAGCTGGTGA
- a CDS encoding DinB family protein, translating to MKTVLQDYLKDTRALMLAKLDGLSEYDRRRPLVPSGTNLLGLVKHLVGIEYVYLGTSVGRPPAEQLPWEADGSVWEGADMWAKPDESTEYITGLYREACAHGDRSIAELDLDHPAEVPHWAEGHRATTFGALLVRVVDETAHHAGHADIVRELIDGQGGRDAGMLDEAAWTEYYATVQRAAEAFL from the coding sequence ATGAAGACCGTGCTGCAGGACTACCTCAAGGACACGCGGGCCTTGATGCTCGCGAAGCTCGACGGGCTGAGCGAGTACGACCGCCGCCGCCCGCTCGTGCCGTCCGGGACGAACCTGCTCGGGCTGGTGAAGCACCTGGTCGGGATCGAGTACGTCTACCTCGGGACCAGCGTGGGCCGCCCGCCGGCCGAACAGCTGCCGTGGGAGGCCGACGGCTCGGTGTGGGAAGGCGCCGACATGTGGGCCAAGCCGGACGAGTCGACGGAGTACATCACCGGCCTCTACCGCGAGGCCTGCGCCCACGGCGACCGGTCGATCGCCGAGCTCGACCTCGACCACCCCGCCGAGGTCCCGCACTGGGCCGAGGGGCACCGCGCGACGACCTTCGGCGCGCTCCTGGTCCGGGTCGTCGACGAGACCGCCCACCACGCCGGCCACGCGGACATCGTCCGCGAACTGATCGACGGCCAGGGCGGCAGAGACGCCGGCATGCTCGACGAGGCAGCCTGGACCGAGTACTACGCCACGGTCCAACGGGCCGCGGAGGCGTTCCTGTAA
- a CDS encoding cobyric acid synthase, which yields MGSLLIAGTTSDAGKTTVVTGLCRWLARQGVRVAPYKAQNMSNNSMVCADGTEIGRAQWIQAVAAGAEPEAAMNPVLLKPGSDRRSHVVLMGEPWGELSARGFLTERAELAKAAFAAYDDLASRYDVVISEGAGSPAEINLRQSDYVNMGLAQHARAPVVVVGDIDRGGVFASMFGTVALLDAADQALVSGFLVNKFRGDVTLLRPGIDMLTSVTGRPTYGVLPWLPELWLDSEDALDIPVRRTSPGDLLTIAVVRFPRISNFTDLDALAVEPTNSVFFTTSPGEIRDADLVVLPGSRATVSDLAWLRENGLADAITARVAHRRPVLGICGGYQALGSSVSDPHGVETGGDHAGLGLLPVATTFAREKVLARPTRTAYEIHHGVVDVIGDAEEFPGGCRSGNVWGTIWHGLLDDDAARHAFLREVAALTGKPAPDGSVSFAGLREARLDRLADMIDEYADTAALLHLIENGAPPVPFVPPGAP from the coding sequence GTGGGCTCACTCCTGATCGCCGGCACGACGTCCGACGCCGGCAAGACCACTGTCGTGACGGGGTTGTGCCGCTGGCTGGCGCGGCAGGGGGTCCGGGTAGCGCCGTACAAGGCGCAGAACATGTCGAACAACTCAATGGTTTGCGCCGACGGCACCGAGATCGGGCGCGCGCAGTGGATCCAGGCCGTCGCCGCCGGCGCCGAGCCCGAGGCGGCGATGAACCCGGTACTGCTCAAGCCGGGCAGCGACCGGCGCAGTCACGTCGTGCTGATGGGGGAGCCGTGGGGCGAGTTGTCCGCGCGCGGCTTCCTCACCGAGCGGGCCGAGCTCGCCAAGGCGGCGTTCGCGGCGTACGACGACCTCGCGTCGAGGTACGACGTGGTGATCAGCGAGGGTGCGGGCAGTCCGGCCGAGATCAACCTGCGGCAGTCCGACTACGTGAACATGGGGCTGGCGCAGCACGCCAGGGCGCCGGTCGTCGTGGTCGGGGACATCGACCGCGGGGGTGTGTTCGCGTCGATGTTCGGCACGGTCGCGCTGCTCGACGCGGCCGACCAGGCCCTGGTCAGCGGCTTCCTCGTGAACAAGTTCCGCGGCGACGTCACGCTGCTGCGGCCGGGCATCGACATGCTCACGTCCGTGACAGGCCGGCCGACGTACGGCGTCCTGCCGTGGCTGCCCGAGCTCTGGCTGGACTCCGAGGACGCACTCGACATCCCGGTACGCCGTACCTCGCCGGGGGACCTGCTGACGATCGCGGTCGTGCGGTTCCCGCGGATCAGCAACTTCACCGACCTGGACGCGCTCGCCGTGGAGCCGACCAACAGCGTCTTCTTCACCACCAGCCCCGGCGAGATCCGCGACGCCGATCTCGTCGTACTCCCCGGCTCCCGCGCGACGGTCTCGGACCTCGCGTGGCTCCGGGAGAACGGCCTGGCCGACGCGATCACGGCCCGGGTCGCGCACCGCCGTCCGGTCCTGGGAATTTGTGGCGGGTACCAGGCTCTCGGATCATCGGTCTCCGATCCGCACGGGGTGGAGACAGGCGGTGATCACGCCGGACTGGGATTGTTGCCGGTTGCAACGACGTTCGCCAGGGAGAAGGTGCTCGCGCGGCCCACGCGCACGGCGTACGAGATCCACCACGGTGTCGTCGACGTGATTGGTGACGCCGAGGAGTTCCCGGGCGGCTGCCGCAGCGGCAATGTCTGGGGCACGATCTGGCACGGGTTGCTCGACGACGACGCCGCGCGGCACGCGTTCCTGCGCGAGGTCGCCGCGCTGACCGGCAAGCCCGCGCCCGACGGCTCGGTCTCGTTCGCCGGGTTGCGCGAGGCCCGGCTGGACCGGCTGGCCGACATGATCGACGAGTACGCCGACACCGCAGCCCTGCTGCACCTGATCGAGAACGGTGCACCGCCCGTTCCCTTCGTCCCACCAGGAGCGCCATGA
- a CDS encoding GNAT family N-acetyltransferase, protein MENEITVVDAKDHSRYEARDADGTLMGFVDYKLYPGVITFVHAETLPEFRGRGVAGTIATKSLDDARALGLRVKPACPYYQSFLEEHTEYADLAKGPAE, encoded by the coding sequence ATGGAGAACGAGATCACTGTGGTGGACGCCAAGGACCACAGCCGGTACGAGGCGCGCGACGCCGACGGCACGCTGATGGGCTTCGTCGACTACAAGCTGTACCCGGGCGTCATCACCTTCGTGCACGCCGAGACGCTGCCGGAGTTCCGCGGCCGTGGAGTGGCCGGCACGATCGCCACCAAGTCCCTCGACGACGCGCGCGCCCTCGGGCTCCGGGTGAAGCCGGCCTGCCCGTACTACCAGAGCTTCCTCGAGGAACACACGGAGTACGCCGACCTGGCGAAAGGGCCTGCCGAGTGA
- a CDS encoding YbaK/EbsC family protein translates to MTGPVMGKLEWRPAADVPELLAAPVRDALGELPAYAAPIDAELADTAAFCAEYDVPMAASANCVVVLGKRAGEESYAAVLVLATDRADVNGVVRKHLGVRKISFAAQDDAVGTTGMEYGGITPIGLPADWPVLIDEAVVQAGPVVIGSGIRGSKVLIDAAELAKLPTATVLDLAQH, encoded by the coding sequence ATGACCGGGCCGGTGATGGGCAAGCTCGAGTGGCGGCCCGCGGCCGACGTACCGGAGCTGCTCGCGGCGCCGGTGCGGGACGCGCTCGGTGAGCTCCCGGCGTACGCGGCCCCGATCGACGCGGAGCTCGCCGACACCGCGGCGTTCTGCGCGGAGTACGACGTACCGATGGCCGCCTCGGCGAACTGTGTGGTCGTGCTCGGGAAGCGAGCCGGTGAGGAGTCGTACGCCGCGGTGCTGGTGCTGGCCACCGATCGCGCCGACGTCAACGGCGTGGTCCGCAAGCACCTCGGTGTCCGGAAGATCTCCTTCGCCGCCCAGGACGACGCGGTCGGCACGACCGGCATGGAGTACGGCGGGATCACGCCGATCGGGCTGCCCGCCGACTGGCCGGTGCTGATCGACGAGGCCGTCGTCCAGGCCGGACCGGTCGTCATCGGCAGCGGCATCCGCGGCTCGAAGGTGCTGATCGACGCCGCCGAGCTCGCCAAGTTGCCGACGGCAACCGTGCTGGACCTCGCGCAGCACTGA
- a CDS encoding LuxR C-terminal-related transcriptional regulator codes for MEQYDWPAEYAELTAADRRALLPPADVDRLAVAAFVLGHDDEVAAYRERAYEEHAAAGDVVAAIRSGFWLAFHLQTRGELARAAGWQARIERLVPPGQPQLAGLVAMADAALLMNSGDAAAALPRFEQNLGWATEPEAIVLAALGRGNCLAMLGRGAEALRALDEAMVHVTASEVGPEVAGMAYCSVIACCLDQYDIRRAQEWTQALSGWCDQQTGLVPYRGTCLVHRAQILQYRGAWSDAAEAAEDACRRLTPGDVGPAWYRLAEVERQRGRYDAAERAYVEAAADGTDVQPGLALLRAYQGQVPAAVAGLERALAEDAFSPNRPLLLAARVSIALDLGDREAARKAASELHQLARADSPYLQALAAYCEGAVRIACGDPQGAIPLLRRAWTLWQRLEMPYEGAQTRVLVARACRALGDIDAEQMELDGARSVFERLGAIEQLTALDQLAQPFDGTGLSPRELDVLRILATGATNRAIANELFLSERTVARHVSNIFGKLRVSSRAAATAWAVQHGVNGQK; via the coding sequence ATGGAGCAGTACGACTGGCCCGCCGAGTACGCCGAGCTGACGGCGGCCGACCGGCGCGCTCTGCTGCCGCCCGCGGACGTCGACCGGCTCGCGGTCGCCGCCTTCGTCCTCGGTCACGACGACGAGGTGGCGGCGTACCGCGAGCGTGCGTACGAGGAGCATGCCGCCGCGGGCGATGTGGTGGCCGCGATCCGCAGCGGCTTCTGGCTCGCGTTCCACCTGCAGACGCGCGGCGAGCTCGCCCGGGCCGCGGGCTGGCAGGCGCGGATCGAGCGGCTGGTGCCGCCCGGGCAGCCACAGCTCGCCGGGCTGGTCGCGATGGCCGACGCGGCCTTGCTGATGAACTCCGGCGACGCCGCCGCGGCCCTCCCCCGGTTCGAGCAGAACCTCGGCTGGGCGACCGAACCCGAGGCGATCGTGCTGGCCGCGCTCGGGCGCGGCAACTGTCTCGCGATGCTCGGCCGCGGCGCCGAGGCACTCAGGGCACTCGACGAGGCGATGGTGCACGTGACGGCGAGCGAGGTCGGCCCCGAGGTCGCCGGCATGGCCTACTGCTCGGTGATCGCCTGCTGCCTCGACCAGTACGACATTCGCCGTGCGCAGGAGTGGACGCAGGCGTTGAGCGGCTGGTGCGACCAGCAGACCGGCCTGGTTCCGTACCGCGGCACGTGCCTGGTACACCGTGCGCAGATTCTGCAGTACCGCGGTGCCTGGTCCGATGCGGCGGAAGCGGCCGAGGACGCGTGCCGCCGGCTGACCCCGGGCGACGTCGGACCGGCGTGGTACCGGCTCGCGGAGGTCGAACGGCAACGCGGACGCTACGACGCCGCGGAGCGTGCGTACGTCGAAGCGGCCGCGGACGGGACGGATGTCCAGCCCGGCCTCGCACTGCTGCGCGCGTACCAGGGTCAGGTCCCCGCCGCCGTCGCGGGACTCGAACGCGCCCTGGCCGAGGACGCGTTCTCGCCGAACCGTCCACTGCTGCTCGCCGCGCGGGTCTCGATCGCGCTCGACCTCGGCGACCGTGAGGCGGCGCGCAAGGCAGCCTCCGAGCTCCACCAGTTGGCGCGGGCGGACTCGCCGTACCTGCAGGCTCTGGCGGCGTACTGCGAAGGCGCTGTGCGGATCGCGTGCGGTGATCCACAGGGCGCGATCCCGCTGCTGCGACGGGCGTGGACGTTGTGGCAGCGCCTCGAGATGCCGTACGAAGGCGCGCAGACCCGCGTCCTGGTCGCGCGAGCGTGTCGCGCGCTCGGGGACATCGACGCCGAGCAGATGGAACTCGACGGCGCGCGGTCGGTGTTCGAACGCCTCGGCGCGATCGAACAGCTGACCGCCCTGGACCAACTCGCGCAGCCCTTCGACGGCACCGGACTGTCTCCGCGCGAGCTCGACGTCCTGCGCATCCTCGCGACCGGAGCGACGAACCGCGCGATCGCCAACGAGCTGTTCCTGAGCGAGCGGACGGTGGCCCGGCACGTCAGCAACATCTTCGGGAAGCTGAGGGTTTCCAGCCGGGCAGCTGCGACCGCGTGGGCTGTGCAGCACGGCGTCAATGGGCAGAAATGA
- a CDS encoding flavin-containing monooxygenase, translating into MNRVGTVVIGAGQAGLATGYYLRDDFVVLEAGERVGDCWRQRYDSLRLFSLPRYSSLPGLRIGTRDCPTRDEMADYLEQYVVHHKLPVRTGVRVTRLSRDDDEFLVETTAGDWRADQVVVAAGMHSTPRRPAFAGELDPSIRQLHSLEYRNPAQLADGTVLIVGAANSGTDIALEAVRTHRTLLAGRHPGQVPIDIDSTVGHLFTPMVMFLFKHVLTRRTPMGRKAIANALRNGMPLTRNKLEHLDAAGIERVGRIEGVRDGRPVTADGDVLDDVTTVVWCTGSDPDHGWIDLPVFDADGWPRHERGVSTDIPGLCFVGLDFQYAIASASVQGVDRDARFLVKYLRAHPRPHPGRRPGPRSADRAIPVDRR; encoded by the coding sequence ATGAACAGGGTCGGGACTGTGGTGATCGGTGCGGGGCAGGCCGGGCTGGCGACGGGGTACTACCTGCGTGACGACTTCGTCGTCCTCGAGGCCGGCGAGCGGGTCGGCGACTGCTGGCGGCAGCGGTACGACTCGTTGCGGTTGTTCAGTCTGCCGCGCTACTCGAGCCTGCCGGGTTTGCGGATCGGCACGCGGGACTGTCCGACCCGTGACGAGATGGCGGACTATCTCGAGCAGTACGTCGTACATCACAAGCTGCCCGTGCGGACCGGCGTACGGGTGACGCGCTTGTCGCGGGACGACGACGAGTTCCTGGTGGAGACGACCGCCGGCGACTGGCGGGCCGACCAGGTCGTGGTGGCGGCCGGGATGCACAGCACACCGCGCCGGCCGGCGTTCGCCGGTGAACTCGATCCGTCGATCCGGCAACTCCATTCGCTGGAGTACCGCAACCCGGCGCAGCTCGCGGACGGGACGGTCCTGATCGTTGGTGCAGCCAACTCTGGCACCGACATCGCCCTGGAAGCCGTCAGGACGCATCGCACGTTGCTCGCCGGGCGGCACCCGGGTCAGGTACCGATCGACATCGATTCGACCGTCGGGCATCTGTTCACGCCGATGGTGATGTTCCTGTTCAAACACGTGCTCACCCGCCGTACGCCGATGGGCCGCAAGGCGATCGCCAACGCTCTGCGGAACGGCATGCCGTTGACACGCAACAAGCTCGAGCACCTCGACGCGGCCGGGATCGAACGCGTCGGCCGCATCGAAGGCGTGCGCGACGGCCGGCCGGTGACTGCAGACGGCGACGTCCTCGACGACGTCACGACCGTGGTGTGGTGCACGGGTTCCGATCCGGACCACGGCTGGATCGATCTCCCGGTCTTCGACGCGGACGGGTGGCCGCGGCACGAACGCGGGGTGTCGACCGACATCCCGGGGCTGTGCTTCGTCGGGCTCGACTTCCAGTACGCGATCGCCTCGGCGAGCGTCCAGGGCGTGGACCGCGACGCTCGCTTCCTCGTCAAGTATCTGCGCGCTCATCCGCGCCCTCATCCGGGTCGGCGTCCCGGTCCGCGGAGCGCCGATCGGGCGATACCTGTGGACAGGCGGTAG
- a CDS encoding helix-turn-helix domain-containing protein, with protein MSGGDEGPTALRIMLGGQLRRMRESAGFSRADAGWQIRASESKVSRMELGRVGFKERDVSDLLELYGMGDEDERVRLMELARAANNPGWWSRYGDVLPAWFTNYVGLELAATLIRTYEVMFVPGLLQTEEYARSVVQLGKSFLPEPEVDQRVALRVTRQQILTRPNPVKLWVVIDESVLHRPVGGPDVMRAQIEHLLEWSQRPNITLQVMPFTSVGYPGAGGSFSLLRFADSDLPDVVYIEHASSALYLDKIDEVDEYVAIMEGLTIAADPVSATEGILKDALGRL; from the coding sequence ATGAGCGGCGGAGACGAGGGCCCGACCGCGCTTCGCATCATGCTCGGTGGGCAGTTGCGGCGGATGCGTGAATCCGCCGGGTTCAGTCGTGCCGACGCGGGCTGGCAGATCCGGGCCTCGGAGTCCAAGGTCAGCCGGATGGAGCTCGGCCGGGTCGGGTTCAAGGAACGCGACGTCAGCGACCTGCTCGAGCTGTACGGGATGGGCGACGAGGACGAGCGCGTCCGGCTGATGGAGCTGGCGCGGGCCGCGAACAACCCGGGCTGGTGGTCCCGGTACGGCGACGTGCTGCCGGCCTGGTTCACGAACTACGTCGGCCTCGAGCTCGCCGCGACCCTGATCCGCACGTACGAGGTGATGTTCGTCCCGGGGCTGCTGCAGACCGAGGAGTACGCGCGGTCCGTCGTACAGCTGGGTAAGTCGTTCCTGCCGGAGCCCGAGGTCGACCAGCGCGTCGCGCTGCGGGTGACCCGGCAGCAGATCCTCACCCGGCCGAACCCGGTGAAGCTCTGGGTGGTCATCGACGAGTCGGTGCTGCACCGGCCGGTCGGCGGACCGGACGTGATGCGGGCGCAGATCGAGCACCTGCTGGAGTGGTCCCAGCGACCGAACATCACGTTGCAGGTGATGCCGTTCACCAGCGTCGGCTATCCCGGCGCGGGTGGCTCGTTCAGCCTGCTGCGGTTCGCGGACAGCGACCTGCCGGACGTCGTGTACATCGAGCACGCGTCCAGCGCGCTGTACCTCGACAAGATCGATGAGGTCGACGAGTACGTCGCGATCATGGAGGGACTGACCATCGCCGCGGACCCGGTGTCCGCGACCGAGGGCATCCTCAAGGACGCCCTCGGCCGGTTGTAG
- a CDS encoding organic hydroperoxide resistance protein: MTIAVEKVLYTARATANGGRDGKVATDDGKLDVLVVPPAEMGGSGNGTNPEQLFAAGYAACFHSALKVVARRERQDVDGSTVTAEVGIGPINGGAGYGLEVALVVSLPGIADRAVSEDLVAKAHQVCPYSNATRGNIKVDLKVA, from the coding sequence ATGACCATCGCTGTTGAGAAGGTTCTGTACACCGCCCGCGCCACCGCGAACGGCGGTCGCGACGGCAAGGTCGCCACCGACGACGGCAAGCTCGACGTCCTGGTCGTGCCGCCGGCCGAAATGGGTGGCAGCGGCAACGGCACCAATCCGGAGCAGCTGTTCGCGGCCGGCTACGCGGCCTGCTTCCACAGTGCGCTGAAGGTCGTCGCGCGGCGCGAGCGCCAGGATGTCGACGGCTCGACCGTCACCGCCGAGGTCGGCATCGGCCCGATCAACGGCGGCGCCGGCTACGGCCTCGAGGTCGCGCTCGTCGTGAGCCTGCCCGGGATCGCGGACCGCGCCGTCTCCGAGGACCTCGTCGCCAAGGCGCACCAGGTCTGCCCGTACTCGAACGCCACCCGCGGCAACATCAAGGTCGACCTGAAGGTCGCCTGA
- a CDS encoding quinone oxidoreductase family protein translates to MRAIQITEFGGPEVLKISDVPEPVAGDGQVLIAVDRAGINYADTHQVENSYLSKTELPLIPGGEVVGRTADGRRVVALVGSGGYAEQAVAHAPYAWDVPEGVTDGQALALVLQGTTAWHLLKTSTHLQPGESVLVHAGAGGVGSLAVQLAKLWGAGRVIATASTEDKRKQALELGADAAVDGTPEGLKDRILEANGGKRVDIVLEMVGGPTFDESFAALARFGRLVTFGAASRQSAAPVDPGRLMKGSKTIAGFWLADCFANPQLLGGPLAELFDLTANGKLHPLVGGEYPLSGVATAHEDMRARRTVGKLLLDPTR, encoded by the coding sequence ATGCGAGCCATTCAGATCACCGAGTTCGGCGGACCCGAGGTCCTGAAGATCAGCGACGTCCCGGAGCCGGTGGCAGGTGACGGGCAGGTCCTGATCGCGGTCGACCGCGCGGGGATCAATTACGCGGACACGCATCAGGTCGAGAACAGCTACCTCTCCAAGACCGAGCTTCCGCTGATCCCCGGCGGTGAGGTCGTCGGCCGGACGGCGGACGGTCGCCGGGTGGTCGCACTCGTCGGTTCCGGCGGGTACGCCGAGCAGGCTGTCGCGCACGCGCCGTACGCCTGGGATGTGCCCGAAGGTGTCACCGACGGTCAGGCGCTCGCGCTCGTGTTGCAGGGGACCACCGCGTGGCACCTGCTCAAGACCTCGACCCACTTGCAGCCTGGTGAGTCCGTGCTCGTGCACGCCGGTGCCGGTGGTGTCGGATCGCTCGCCGTTCAGCTCGCGAAGCTCTGGGGCGCCGGCCGCGTGATCGCGACCGCCTCGACCGAGGACAAGCGCAAGCAGGCCCTCGAGCTCGGCGCGGACGCCGCCGTCGACGGTACGCCGGAAGGCCTGAAGGACCGCATTCTCGAGGCGAACGGCGGGAAGCGGGTCGACATCGTGCTCGAGATGGTCGGCGGCCCGACCTTCGACGAATCGTTCGCCGCGCTGGCGCGCTTCGGCCGCTTGGTGACGTTCGGTGCCGCGTCGCGGCAGTCGGCCGCGCCGGTCGACCCGGGCCGGTTGATGAAGGGCTCCAAGACCATCGCCGGGTTCTGGCTGGCCGACTGCTTCGCGAACCCGCAGCTGCTCGGCGGTCCGCTGGCGGAGCTGTTCGACCTGACCGCGAACGGCAAGCTGCACCCGCTCGTCGGCGGCGAGTACCCGCTGTCCGGCGTCGCCACCGCCCACGAGGACATGCGAGCCCGCCGCACCGTCGGCAAGCTCCTGCTCGATCCCACCCGTTGA